The Tripterygium wilfordii isolate XIE 37 chromosome 21, ASM1340144v1, whole genome shotgun sequence genome segment TGAAGCCCTTACAACAATCTGTCCCAAATTCATGGAGGCAGTCGGAGGTTATGATTTATGTATATTACGATATGCCAATCGCAACATATTTAACCTCATGGAAGGAGGACCTTACTTTTGGGTCTATAGTCTATTTAATGTCTCAGATGTAGCTGGGTTCAACAGGTCAGTGTTTACCTTGTTGGATAGGCTTGGGGATCAAGCTGCAACAGGAAATTCTCAAAGAAAGTATGCCGTGGGAGAATTAGCAGGGCCGAACCTTCAACCAATATATGCTCTTGTGCAATGTACTCCTGATTTATCACAGGAAGAATGCAAATACTGCTTATATAATGCTTCTGCACTAATTCCAAAGTGTTGCACTGAAAGACAAGGAGGAAGAGTGATTTTTCCGAGTTGTAATTTTAGATATGAGACAAATCGTTTCTATAATGCCATTGTTGATGCAGCTTTACCACCTTCTTCTACCTCCAAAGGTAACTagctatatctatatatagtgGCAGATAAATAACTATGCATTTCTCCGATTTATTTAATGAAATTAAATTATTGTTCTTGCAGGGAAGGAAAGCCAGGCATCCAAGACAGTCATCATTATCGTCATTCCAGTTATGGTTTTTGTGGTATCGGTTATTGTCATGATCTTCATCTACTTAAGAgtacagaaaacaaaaactgaattCACAAGTAAGTTGAATCTGTTTTAAACAAAATAGTTTGAAGATACCTTTTTTCTTTGTGTTGtctttgatttattattttgttgaagCAGTTGATGAAATCGAAACCGTGGAATCCTTGCAATACGACTTTAGCTTCATTAGAGCCGCAACAGATAACTTCTCTGAAGCTAATAAGCTTGGACAAGGTGGTTTTGGGCCTGTATACAAGGCAAGTAAAAAATTTGATCATCAATCACCATAAGTAAGATTAAGCCAAAGCGAAGTTAAATCATGCAGCCCTTTTTTATGATGATTTTCTTCCAGGGTACATTTCCAAACAAACAAGAAGTAGCCGTTAAGAGATTGTCAAAGGAATCTTCACAAGGAGAAGTAGAATTTAAGAATGAGGTCCTGTTATTAGCCAAGCTTCAGCATAGGAATTTGGTTAGGCTCATAGGTTTCTGCTATGAACGCAACGAGAGGCTTCTCATTTATGAGTTTGTGCCTAACTCAAGCCTCAACAACTTCTTATCTGGTATGCTTAAGCTTACTCTTCAATTATATGATGTAGTGACGCTTGTGTAATTTGGGATGTTCTCAAAAACCAACAAACATATTGTATTTCATAGAGAAATCTCACTTTGCAGATCACACCAAGCGTGCACAATTGGATTGGGAAAGTCgatacaatattatatatggCATAGTCCGAGGACTGATTTACCTTCACGAAGAATCTCAACATCGG includes the following:
- the LOC119989060 gene encoding putative receptor-like protein kinase At4g00960, whose protein sequence is MPSSVSMFFLACFLFILNIVDPTVAQTEIMLYKDCLNKGNYTPNGTYQSNLDRLLTSIYTNNEIDYGFYNFSYGETPEKVYSIALCRPDITPDVCRECIRNASEALTTICPKFMEAVGGYDLCILRYANRNIFNLMEGGPYFWVYSLFNVSDVAGFNRSVFTLLDRLGDQAATGNSQRKYAVGELAGPNLQPIYALVQCTPDLSQEECKYCLYNASALIPKCCTERQGGRVIFPSCNFRYETNRFYNAIVDAALPPSSTSKGKESQASKTVIIIVIPVMVFVVSVIVMIFIYLRVQKTKTEFTIDEIETVESLQYDFSFIRAATDNFSEANKLGQGGFGPVYKGTFPNKQEVAVKRLSKESSQGEVEFKNEVLLLAKLQHRNLVRLIGFCYERNERLLIYEFVPNSSLNNFLSDHTKRAQLDWESRYNIIYGIVRGLIYLHEESQHRIIHRDLKTSNILLDASMNAKISDFGTARLFAIDQTQDDTSRIVGTYGYMAPEYVANGHFSAKSDVYSFGVIVLEVVSGQKNRSFRVGEEIMDLKTYAWQSWNQGTALNLIDPILGGEPTSEMMQCIHIGLLCIQEDEASRPTMASIGVMLTNYAMNLPQPSKPAFFMGSTLNRWTSSSLERNSESIAADKSNTEIGNLSRNEASITELDPR